In a genomic window of Theropithecus gelada isolate Dixy chromosome 15, Tgel_1.0, whole genome shotgun sequence:
- the CENPP gene encoding centromere protein P isoform X4, whose amino-acid sequence MEAPSLSVLQRSGDEEKYPDAVYLSEGPSSCSMGIRSASRPGFELVIVWRIQIDEDGKVFPKLDLLTKVPQRALELDKNRAIEAAPLSFRTLLGVLGIEAALESLIKSLCAEENN is encoded by the exons ATGGAGGCTCCCAGCTTGTCTGTTCTGCAAAGGTCTGGAGATGAG GAAAAGTACCCAGATGCCGTGTACCTCTCGGAGGGGCCCTCCTCCTGCTCCATGGGGATCCGCAGTGCCAGCCGGCCAGG GTTTGAATTAGTCATTGTTTGGAGGATACAAATAGATGAAGACGGGAAGGTTTTTCCAAAGCTGGATCTTCTCACCAAAGTCCCACAGCGAG CCCTGGAGCTGGACAAGAACAGAGCCATAGAAGCCGCTCCTCTCAGCTTCCGAACCCTGCTCGGAGTGCTTGGAATCGAAGCTGCTCTGGAAAGCTTGATAAAATCACTTTGTGCAGAGGAGAACAACTAG